A section of the Pimelobacter simplex genome encodes:
- the nuoF gene encoding NADH-quinone oxidoreductase subunit NuoF gives MSDVLTPVLTDTWDAEQGWKLAAYAAKGGYTALDVAFGQSPDDVIATVKDSGLRGRGGAGFPTGMKWSFIPQDNPKPKYLVVNADESEPGTCKDIPLMMGNPHVLVEGVIISSYAIRANKAFIYIRGEVVHVIRRVQAAVAEAYAAGHLGKNIHGSGYDLDVVVHAGAGAYICGEETALLEGLEGRRGQPRLRPPFPAVAGLYASPTVINNVESIASVPAIVKNGAAWFGAMGTEKSKGHGIFSLSGHVQKPGQYEAPLGITLRELLDLAGGVREGHQLKFWTPGGSSTPLLTAEHLDVPLDFEGVGAAGSMLGTRALQIFDDTVCVVRAVLRWTEFYKHESCGKCTPCREGTWWLVQALTRLENGQGAEADLDQLLDQCDNILGRSFCALGDGATSPISSSIQYFRDEYLAHLSHGGCPFDPATSTAWAGQEVTA, from the coding sequence GTGAGCGACGTGCTGACCCCGGTCCTCACGGACACCTGGGACGCCGAGCAGGGCTGGAAGCTCGCCGCCTACGCCGCCAAGGGCGGCTACACCGCCCTCGACGTCGCCTTCGGCCAGAGCCCCGACGACGTCATCGCCACGGTCAAGGACAGCGGCCTGCGCGGCCGCGGCGGCGCCGGCTTCCCGACCGGCATGAAGTGGTCCTTCATCCCGCAGGACAACCCCAAGCCCAAGTACCTCGTCGTCAACGCCGACGAGTCCGAGCCGGGCACCTGCAAGGACATCCCGCTGATGATGGGCAACCCGCACGTGCTCGTCGAGGGCGTGATCATCAGCTCCTACGCCATCCGCGCCAACAAGGCGTTCATCTACATCCGCGGCGAGGTCGTCCACGTGATCCGCCGGGTGCAGGCGGCGGTGGCCGAGGCCTACGCCGCCGGCCACCTCGGCAAGAACATCCACGGCTCGGGCTACGACCTCGACGTCGTCGTCCACGCCGGCGCCGGTGCCTACATCTGCGGCGAGGAGACCGCGCTCCTCGAGGGCCTCGAGGGCCGCCGCGGCCAGCCCCGGCTGCGCCCGCCGTTCCCCGCCGTGGCCGGTCTCTACGCCAGCCCGACGGTCATCAACAACGTCGAGTCGATCGCCTCGGTGCCCGCCATCGTCAAGAACGGCGCGGCCTGGTTCGGTGCGATGGGCACCGAGAAGTCCAAGGGCCACGGCATCTTCTCGCTCTCGGGCCACGTGCAGAAGCCCGGTCAGTACGAGGCGCCGCTCGGCATCACGCTGCGCGAGCTGCTCGACCTGGCCGGCGGCGTCCGCGAGGGCCACCAGCTCAAGTTCTGGACGCCCGGCGGCTCCAGCACGCCGCTGCTGACCGCCGAGCACCTCGACGTCCCGCTCGACTTCGAGGGCGTCGGCGCGGCCGGGTCCATGCTCGGCACCCGCGCGCTCCAGATCTTCGACGACACCGTCTGCGTGGTGCGGGCGGTGCTGCGCTGGACGGAGTTCTACAAGCACGAGTCCTGCGGCAAGTGCACCCCGTGCCGCGAGGGCACCTGGTGGCTGGTGCAGGCGCTGACCCGGCTCGAGAACGGTCAGGGCGCCGAGGCCGACCTCGACCAGCTGCTCGACCAGTGCGACAACATCCTGGGCCGCTCGTTCTGCGCGCTGGGCGACGGCGCGACGAGCCCGATCTCCAGCTCGATCCAGTACTTCCGCGACGAGTACCTCGCCCACCTCAGCCACGGCGGGTGCCCCTTCGACCCCGCGACGTCGACGGCCTGGGCCGGCCAGGAGGTGACGGCATGA
- a CDS encoding NADH-quinone oxidoreductase subunit G, protein MSAPEIEKTDLVTVTIDGIQVSVPKDTLVIRAAEQVGVQVPRFCDHPLLAPVGACRQCLVDVPDAGNGRGFPKPQASCTLPVAEGMVVNTQVSSPVADKAQQGVMELLLINHPLDCPVCDKGGECPLQNQAMSNGQGESRFSDDRNRGVKRTFPKPINLSPTVLLDRERCIVCQRCTRFADEIAGDPFIALVERGAQQQIGIAEDAPFLSYFAGNVIQICPVGALTSEQYRFRSRPFDLVSTPGVAEHDACGSAIRVDHRRGKVLRRQSGDDPAVNEEWITDKDRFAFAYAQADDRITYPQVRDDDGSLRPASWPEAFAVAARGLAEAKAGAGVGVLTGGRLTAEDAYAYAKLARVALGTNDIDFRARPLSAEETDFLASHVVLTGPESGAVTYADLESAAKVVLVGLEPEDEAGAIFLRLRKSVRAGGTEVVALAPFTTRGLDKVAGRLVPTVPGDEPAALRALAGELDATSVLLVGERLAVVPGALSAAAEVAAATGARLAWVPRRAGDRGAIEAGCLPTLLPGGRPVADAGARVDVATAWGVAGLPETPGRDADAIVAALVVGELSGLVVAGVDPDDTADPAATRAAVAAAGFVVALDLRRTEVTDAADVVFPVAPTTDKSGTFVNWEGRVRPWAAALHNPASLPELRALSGIADELGAPLGFRTVDEVRTEMAQLGPWDGARAAAPTVAASGPASGTALSTWKQLLDNGSLQDGDKYLKATARTPVALVPPALYDEFGPTVTLTGDRGSMTLPAEICDDLVAGTVWVPANSVGNGVLADLASPGTGVTVSGAEGVHG, encoded by the coding sequence ATGAGCGCCCCCGAGATCGAGAAGACCGACCTGGTCACCGTCACCATCGACGGCATCCAGGTCAGCGTCCCCAAGGACACGCTGGTGATCCGCGCCGCCGAGCAGGTCGGCGTCCAGGTGCCGCGCTTCTGCGACCACCCGCTGCTCGCGCCCGTCGGTGCCTGCCGGCAGTGCCTGGTCGACGTACCGGACGCGGGCAACGGGCGCGGCTTCCCCAAGCCCCAGGCCTCGTGCACGCTGCCGGTCGCCGAGGGCATGGTGGTCAACACCCAGGTCAGCAGCCCGGTCGCCGACAAGGCGCAGCAGGGCGTGATGGAGCTGCTCCTCATCAACCACCCGCTCGACTGCCCGGTCTGCGACAAGGGCGGCGAGTGCCCCCTGCAGAACCAGGCGATGTCCAACGGCCAGGGTGAGTCGCGCTTCTCCGACGACCGCAACCGCGGCGTCAAGCGGACCTTCCCCAAGCCGATCAACCTCTCGCCCACGGTGCTGCTCGACCGCGAGCGCTGCATCGTGTGCCAGCGCTGCACCCGCTTCGCCGACGAGATCGCGGGCGACCCGTTCATCGCGCTCGTCGAGCGCGGTGCCCAGCAGCAGATCGGCATCGCCGAGGACGCGCCCTTCCTGTCGTACTTCGCGGGCAACGTCATCCAGATCTGCCCCGTCGGCGCGCTGACCTCCGAGCAGTACCGCTTCCGCTCCCGGCCCTTCGACCTGGTCTCCACGCCGGGCGTGGCCGAGCACGACGCCTGCGGCTCCGCGATCCGGGTCGACCACCGCCGCGGCAAGGTCCTGCGCCGCCAGTCTGGTGACGACCCGGCGGTCAACGAGGAGTGGATCACCGACAAGGACCGGTTCGCCTTCGCCTACGCCCAGGCCGACGACCGGATCACCTACCCCCAGGTCCGCGACGACGACGGCAGCCTGCGGCCCGCGTCCTGGCCCGAGGCCTTCGCGGTCGCCGCCCGCGGCCTGGCCGAGGCCAAGGCCGGCGCCGGGGTCGGCGTGCTGACCGGCGGTCGGCTCACCGCCGAGGACGCCTACGCCTACGCCAAGCTCGCCCGGGTCGCGCTCGGCACCAACGACATCGACTTCCGCGCCCGGCCGCTCTCGGCCGAGGAGACCGACTTCCTGGCCAGCCACGTCGTGCTGACCGGGCCCGAGTCCGGCGCCGTCACGTACGCCGACCTCGAGTCCGCCGCCAAGGTCGTGCTCGTGGGCCTGGAGCCCGAGGACGAGGCCGGCGCGATCTTCCTGCGCCTGCGCAAGTCCGTGCGCGCGGGAGGCACCGAGGTGGTCGCGCTCGCGCCCTTCACCACCCGCGGCCTCGACAAGGTCGCGGGCCGCCTGGTCCCGACCGTGCCGGGCGACGAGCCCGCCGCACTGCGCGCGCTGGCCGGCGAGCTCGACGCCACCAGCGTCCTGCTCGTGGGGGAGCGGCTCGCCGTCGTCCCCGGTGCGCTCAGTGCCGCCGCCGAGGTGGCCGCGGCCACCGGCGCCCGGCTGGCCTGGGTGCCGCGCCGCGCGGGTGACCGTGGTGCGATCGAGGCCGGTTGCCTGCCGACCCTCCTGCCCGGCGGCCGTCCGGTCGCCGACGCCGGCGCCCGGGTCGACGTCGCCACCGCCTGGGGTGTCGCCGGCCTGCCCGAGACGCCCGGCCGCGACGCCGACGCGATCGTCGCCGCACTGGTCGTCGGTGAGCTGAGCGGCCTGGTCGTCGCCGGGGTCGACCCCGACGACACCGCCGATCCGGCCGCCACCCGGGCGGCCGTCGCGGCGGCCGGCTTCGTGGTCGCGCTCGACCTGCGGCGTACCGAGGTCACCGATGCGGCCGACGTGGTCTTCCCGGTCGCCCCGACCACCGACAAGTCCGGCACGTTCGTCAACTGGGAGGGGCGGGTCCGCCCGTGGGCGGCCGCGCTGCACAACCCGGCCTCGCTGCCCGAGCTGCGCGCCCTGTCCGGCATCGCCGACGAGCTGGGCGCCCCCCTGGGCTTCCGCACCGTCGACGAGGTCCGTACCGAGATGGCCCAGCTCGGCCCGTGGGACGGCGCCCGCGCCGCGGCCCCGACGGTCGCGGCGTCCGGCCCGGCCTCCGGCACGGCGCTGTCGACCTGGAAGCAGCTGCTCGACAACGGCTCGCTCCAGGACGGCGACAAGTACCTCAAGGCGACCGCCCGTACGCCGGTCGCCCTGGTGCCACCGGCCCTGTACGACGAGTTCGGCCCCACCGTCACCCTCACCGGTGACCGCGGGTCGATGACGCTGCCGGCCGAGATCTGCGACGACCTGGTCGCCGGCACCGTCTGGGTGCCGGCCAACTCGGTCGGCAACGGCGTCCTGGCCGACCTGGCCTCCCCGGGTACCGGGGTCACCGTCTCCGGAGCGGAAGGGGTGCACGGATGA
- the nuoH gene encoding NADH-quinone oxidoreductase subunit NuoH, whose protein sequence is MSDALSAFGNDPWWVIGLKALLIFVILVLLTLFNIWWERRVVARMQHRIGPNVHGPFGLLQSLADGVKLAFKEDLIPKAADKVVFVLAPVIVVVPAFVTFSVIPFGPEVNFFGHQTPLQLTDMPVAVLFVMAIASIGIYGIVLGGWSSGSTYSLLGGLRSSAQMISYEVAMGLALVAVFMYAGSMSTSDIVAAQDNLWFGLILLPSFIIYSIAMVGETNRAPFDLPEAEGELVGGFHTEYSSLKFALFFLAEYINMATVSALATTLFLGGWHAPFWIDEFWAGANEGYWPVLWFFGKVLFFIFIFIWLRGSLPRLRYDQFMAFGWKRLIPISLVWIVAVATMRVARNEGVFDEGFGSNPQFWLIVIGVLLAVLLLTFFLPEKDADEVAPTSAAPRTGGFPVPPMPAGGAVRGAAAPLVFRSEADREVSNG, encoded by the coding sequence ATGAGCGACGCGCTGAGCGCGTTCGGCAACGATCCCTGGTGGGTGATCGGGCTCAAGGCGCTGCTGATCTTCGTGATCCTGGTCTTGCTGACGCTCTTCAACATCTGGTGGGAGCGCCGGGTCGTGGCCCGGATGCAGCACCGGATCGGCCCCAACGTGCACGGCCCCTTCGGCCTGCTGCAGTCGTTGGCCGACGGCGTCAAGCTGGCCTTCAAGGAGGACCTGATCCCCAAGGCCGCCGACAAGGTGGTCTTCGTGCTCGCGCCCGTCATCGTGGTGGTGCCGGCGTTCGTGACCTTCAGCGTCATCCCGTTCGGGCCCGAGGTGAACTTCTTCGGGCACCAGACGCCGCTCCAGCTCACCGACATGCCGGTCGCGGTGCTCTTCGTGATGGCGATCGCCTCGATCGGCATCTACGGCATCGTGCTCGGCGGCTGGTCGAGCGGGTCGACGTACTCGCTCCTCGGCGGGCTGCGCTCCAGCGCCCAGATGATCTCCTACGAGGTCGCCATGGGCCTGGCCCTGGTCGCCGTCTTCATGTACGCCGGCTCGATGTCGACCAGCGACATCGTGGCCGCCCAGGACAACCTGTGGTTCGGCCTGATCCTGCTGCCGTCGTTCATCATCTACTCGATCGCGATGGTCGGTGAGACCAACCGGGCGCCGTTCGACCTCCCCGAGGCCGAGGGCGAGCTGGTCGGCGGCTTCCACACCGAGTACTCCAGCCTCAAGTTCGCGCTCTTCTTCCTCGCCGAGTACATCAACATGGCGACGGTCTCGGCGCTCGCGACCACGCTCTTCCTCGGCGGCTGGCACGCGCCGTTCTGGATCGACGAGTTCTGGGCCGGCGCCAACGAGGGCTACTGGCCGGTGCTGTGGTTCTTCGGCAAGGTCCTGTTCTTCATCTTCATCTTCATCTGGCTGCGCGGCTCGCTGCCGCGACTGCGCTACGACCAGTTCATGGCGTTCGGCTGGAAGCGCCTCATCCCGATCTCGCTGGTCTGGATCGTCGCGGTCGCCACGATGCGGGTCGCCCGCAACGAGGGCGTCTTCGACGAGGGCTTCGGCAGCAACCCACAGTTCTGGCTGATCGTGATCGGCGTGCTGCTGGCGGTCCTGCTGCTCACGTTCTTCCTGCCCGAGAAGGACGCCGACGAGGTGGCGCCGACGAGCGCCGCGCCTCGCACCGGCGGCTTCCCGGTGCCGCCGATGCCCGCGGGCGGAGCGGTCCGCGGCGCCGCCGCGCCGCTGGTGTTCCGCTCCGAGGCCGACCGAGAGGTGAGCAATGGCTGA
- the nuoI gene encoding NADH-quinone oxidoreductase subunit NuoI: MADKPTDQSQQGPTLKEQLWDPVAGFGVTFRTMFRKVVTEQYPKEKLPTAPRFHGRHQLNRWPDGLEKCVGCELCAWACPADAIYVEGAENVDTPDADGNSQRYSAGERYGRTYQINYLRCILCGLCIEACPTRALTMTNEYELADDSRASLIYEKSDLLAPLLPGMDQPPHPMLLGTDEDYYRGEFKEDRS; the protein is encoded by the coding sequence ATGGCTGACAAGCCCACGGACCAGAGCCAGCAGGGCCCCACGCTCAAGGAGCAGCTGTGGGACCCGGTGGCCGGGTTCGGCGTCACCTTCCGGACGATGTTCCGCAAGGTCGTCACCGAGCAGTACCCCAAGGAGAAGCTGCCCACGGCACCGCGCTTCCACGGCCGGCACCAGCTCAACCGCTGGCCCGACGGCCTGGAGAAGTGCGTCGGCTGCGAGCTGTGCGCCTGGGCCTGCCCGGCCGACGCGATCTACGTCGAGGGTGCCGAGAACGTCGACACCCCCGATGCCGACGGGAACTCCCAGCGCTACAGCGCCGGTGAGCGCTACGGCCGGACCTACCAGATCAACTACCTGCGCTGCATCCTGTGCGGGCTCTGCATCGAGGCGTGCCCCACGCGGGCGCTCACGATGACCAACGAGTACGAGCTCGCCGACGACAGCCGGGCCAGCCTGATCTACGAGAAGTCCGACCTGCTCGCCCCGCTGCTGCCCGGCATGGACCAGCCGCCGCACCCGATGCTCCTCGGCACCGACGAGGACTACTACCGGGGCGAGTTCAAGGAGGACCGGTCGTGA
- a CDS encoding NADH-quinone oxidoreductase subunit J, producing MVVAALGLLFVRKAVHAALLLAVVMIGLAVLYAVLEAPFLFAVQIIVYTGAILMLFLFVLMLVGVDASDSLVETIKGQRALAWFVGLVFVVTLVVALTQLTFTSSAGLDEANRGGNVQALADLLFSRYVFIFEATSALLITAAVGAMVLAHRERLTPRKTQADLAAERIRAYGETGAHLGPLPPPGVYARHNAVDTPALLPDGSPAPASVSRVLAARGTMQATGLTDIEAIKSQLGVDEADSDEAKEESDD from the coding sequence ATGGTGGTCGCCGCGCTGGGCCTGCTGTTCGTCCGCAAGGCCGTGCACGCCGCGCTGCTGCTGGCGGTCGTGATGATCGGCCTCGCGGTGCTCTACGCCGTGCTCGAGGCGCCGTTCCTCTTCGCGGTCCAGATCATCGTCTACACCGGCGCGATCCTGATGCTCTTCCTGTTCGTGCTCATGCTGGTCGGCGTCGACGCCTCCGACTCGCTGGTCGAGACGATCAAGGGCCAGCGCGCGCTCGCCTGGTTCGTCGGCCTGGTGTTCGTAGTGACGCTCGTCGTCGCGCTCACCCAGCTGACCTTCACCAGCTCCGCAGGGCTCGACGAGGCCAACCGGGGCGGCAACGTCCAGGCGCTCGCCGACCTGCTCTTCTCGCGCTACGTCTTCATCTTCGAGGCCACCAGCGCCCTGCTCATCACCGCCGCGGTCGGCGCGATGGTCCTGGCCCACCGCGAGCGGCTCACCCCCCGCAAGACCCAGGCCGACCTGGCCGCCGAGCGGATCCGGGCCTACGGCGAGACCGGTGCCCACCTCGGTCCACTGCCTCCGCCGGGCGTCTACGCCCGCCACAACGCGGTCGACACCCCGGCGTTGCTGCCCGACGGCAGCCCGGCGCCGGCGTCGGTCTCGCGGGTGCTCGCGGCCCGCGGCACCATGCAGGCGACCGGCCTGACCGACATCGAGGCGATCAAGTCGCAGCTCGGCGTCGACGAGGCCGACAGCGACGAGGCCAAGGAGGAGTCCGATGACTGA
- the nuoK gene encoding NADH-quinone oxidoreductase subunit NuoK, whose protein sequence is MTEYVVLSAILFTIGSIGVLTRRNAIVVFMCVELMLNACNLAFVAFARQHGNLDGQVAAFFVMVVAAAEVVVGLAIIMTIFRTRRSASVDDASLLKF, encoded by the coding sequence ATGACTGAGTACGTCGTCCTGAGCGCCATCCTCTTCACGATCGGCTCGATCGGGGTGCTCACCCGCCGCAACGCGATCGTGGTGTTCATGTGCGTCGAGCTCATGCTCAACGCCTGCAACCTCGCCTTCGTCGCGTTCGCCCGCCAGCACGGCAACCTCGACGGCCAGGTCGCGGCGTTCTTCGTCATGGTCGTCGCCGCAGCCGAGGTGGTGGTCGGCCTCGCGATCATCATGACCATCTTCCGGACTCGTCGCTCGGCCTCGGTCGACGACGCGAGCCTGCTGAAGTTCTGA
- the nuoL gene encoding NADH-quinone oxidoreductase subunit L — MVAPTDASGPFNLLWLIIALPLLGAAVLLLGGRRTDKWGHLLGTATSAGSFVLSLVLFVNLLGRDEGERQISQHLYDWIQAGGLDVGLDLLYDPLSALFLLLITGVGSLIHVYSIGYMAHDPRRRRFFAYLNLFVAAMLMLILSENYVGLFLGWEGVGLASYLLIGFWQHKPSAAAAAKKAFVINRVGDMGLGLAIFLMFVTFGTTSFSGISELSGGATETTLNWVGVLLLIGACGKSAQVPLQAWLLDAMEGPTPVSALIHAATMVTAGVYLVTRSNFIFELAPTAQTVVVIVATVTLLWGAIIGCAKDDIKKGLAGSTMSQIGYMMLGAGLGVAGYAFAIFHLLTHGFFKANMFLGAGSVMHAMDDDVDMRHYGALQKALPITFATFALGFLAIIGIPPFAGFWSKDKIIEVALTENPIVGICALLGAGITGFYMTRMMLMTFFTKKRWDKGVHPHESPLTMTIPLMVLAALSALGGLMLAGNWIVDWLSPVVGHAEHAEPPLPVIVLTLITVAVVLVGVALAWFLVGQRDVPRTAPADVSFATRAARADLYGDAINDTLVVAPGKAGVRSLVAGDRTLVDGLFTGGATVLAGTGELLRRLQNGYVRSYALGILGGAVVLVLTLVAVNL; from the coding sequence GTGGTCGCTCCGACCGATGCGAGCGGTCCCTTCAACCTGCTCTGGCTGATCATCGCGCTGCCGCTGCTCGGCGCCGCGGTGCTGCTGCTCGGCGGCCGTCGTACCGACAAGTGGGGTCACCTGCTCGGTACGGCGACGTCCGCAGGGTCGTTCGTGCTCAGCCTGGTGCTCTTCGTCAACCTGCTCGGGCGCGACGAGGGTGAGCGCCAGATCAGCCAGCACCTCTACGACTGGATCCAGGCCGGTGGCCTCGACGTCGGGCTCGACCTGCTCTACGACCCGCTGTCGGCGCTCTTCCTGCTGCTGATCACCGGCGTGGGCTCGCTGATCCACGTCTACTCGATCGGCTACATGGCGCACGACCCGCGCCGGCGCAGGTTCTTCGCCTACCTGAACCTGTTCGTCGCGGCGATGCTCATGCTGATCCTCTCCGAGAACTACGTCGGTCTCTTCCTCGGCTGGGAGGGCGTCGGCCTCGCGTCGTACCTCCTCATCGGCTTCTGGCAGCACAAGCCCTCGGCGGCCGCGGCGGCCAAGAAGGCGTTCGTCATCAACCGGGTCGGCGACATGGGCCTGGGCCTGGCGATCTTCCTGATGTTCGTCACCTTCGGCACGACCAGCTTCAGCGGCATCAGCGAGCTGAGCGGCGGCGCCACCGAGACGACGCTCAACTGGGTCGGTGTCCTGCTGCTCATCGGCGCCTGCGGCAAGTCCGCCCAGGTCCCTCTCCAGGCCTGGCTCCTGGACGCCATGGAGGGCCCGACCCCGGTCTCCGCGCTCATCCACGCGGCGACCATGGTCACCGCCGGCGTCTACCTCGTCACCCGCTCCAACTTCATCTTCGAGCTCGCCCCGACCGCCCAGACGGTCGTGGTGATCGTGGCGACGGTGACGCTCCTGTGGGGCGCGATCATCGGGTGCGCCAAGGACGACATCAAGAAGGGCCTGGCCGGCTCCACGATGAGCCAGATCGGCTACATGATGCTCGGCGCCGGTCTCGGCGTCGCGGGCTACGCCTTCGCGATCTTCCACCTGCTGACCCACGGCTTCTTCAAGGCCAACATGTTCCTCGGGGCCGGCTCGGTGATGCACGCGATGGACGACGACGTCGACATGCGCCACTACGGCGCGCTGCAGAAGGCGCTGCCCATCACGTTCGCGACGTTCGCGCTCGGCTTCCTGGCGATCATCGGCATCCCGCCGTTCGCGGGCTTCTGGTCCAAGGACAAGATCATCGAGGTCGCGCTCACCGAGAACCCGATCGTGGGCATCTGCGCGCTCCTCGGCGCGGGCATCACCGGCTTCTACATGACCCGGATGATGCTGATGACCTTCTTCACCAAGAAGCGCTGGGACAAGGGCGTCCACCCCCACGAGAGCCCGCTGACGATGACCATCCCGCTGATGGTCCTCGCCGCGCTGTCGGCCCTCGGCGGCCTGATGCTCGCCGGCAACTGGATCGTCGACTGGCTCAGCCCGGTCGTCGGCCACGCCGAGCACGCCGAGCCCCCGCTGCCGGTCATCGTGCTGACGCTCATCACGGTCGCCGTGGTGCTCGTCGGTGTGGCCCTGGCCTGGTTCCTGGTCGGGCAGCGCGACGTACCGCGCACCGCGCCGGCCGACGTCTCGTTCGCCACCCGCGCCGCTCGTGCCGACCTCTACGGCGACGCGATCAACGACACGCTCGTGGTCGCGCCCGGCAAGGCCGGCGTCCGCAGCCTCGTGGCCGGCGACCGGACGCTCGTCGACGGACTCTTCACCGGCGGCGCCACCGTGCTCGCCGGCACCGGTGAGCTGCTGCGCCGGCTCCAGAACGGCTACGTGCGGTCCTACGCGCTCGGCATCCTCGGCGGCGCCGTTGTCCTCGTCCTGACCCTGGTGGCGGTGAACCTGTGA
- a CDS encoding NADH-quinone oxidoreductase subunit M: protein MNDFPILSLLVWLPIAGAVAVALLPRHLVKVTGLGVALATLVIGVVVAASYKLDGGMQLREEHEWIEAFGVHYAFGVDGLALLLVLLTVLLVPLVLGAEWFKADAEGSAGARAFFAWTLALEGLSLAVFCATDVFLFYVVFEATLIPAYFLVGGFGRAGRGGAALKFLMFQLAGGLILLASVIGLYVVSAQQGTPSYLLADLQQLDIATGPGRWLFFGFFIAFAIKAPLFPLHTWLADTTEKATPGTGVLLVCILDKIGTFGMMRFCLGIFPEASQWATPLVITLALISIVYGALVAIGQDDVFRLIGLTSLSHFGLITLGIFTMTTQGNSGAILYMVNHGLGTAALFLVAGYLAERRGTPLISRMGGIEKVTPVLAGLFLVAGLATLGLPGLSPFISEFLVLMSAFQYAWYVGAIAITAVVLAAIYVLWMYQRTMTGPTPPEVEGTKDLGVREIAAVAPLMVALVFFGFYPAPLLDVSNPMVGDLMDQVGVHDPAPTVQHADNETEEAH from the coding sequence GTGAACGACTTCCCGATCCTCAGCCTGCTCGTCTGGCTCCCGATCGCGGGTGCGGTGGCGGTCGCGCTGCTGCCGCGCCACCTGGTCAAGGTCACCGGCCTCGGCGTCGCGCTCGCGACCCTCGTCATCGGTGTGGTCGTCGCGGCCTCCTACAAGCTCGACGGCGGCATGCAGCTGCGCGAGGAGCACGAGTGGATCGAGGCCTTCGGCGTCCACTACGCGTTCGGGGTCGACGGCCTGGCCCTGCTGCTGGTGCTGCTGACGGTCCTGCTCGTCCCGCTGGTGCTGGGTGCCGAGTGGTTCAAGGCGGACGCCGAGGGCAGCGCCGGTGCGCGCGCCTTCTTCGCCTGGACGCTGGCGCTCGAGGGCCTCTCGCTCGCGGTCTTCTGCGCGACCGACGTCTTCCTGTTCTACGTCGTGTTCGAGGCGACGCTGATCCCCGCCTACTTCCTGGTCGGCGGCTTCGGCCGCGCGGGCCGGGGCGGGGCGGCGCTCAAGTTCCTCATGTTCCAGCTGGCCGGCGGCCTGATCCTGCTCGCCTCCGTGATCGGCCTCTACGTCGTCTCGGCCCAGCAGGGCACGCCGTCGTACCTGCTCGCGGACCTGCAGCAGCTCGACATCGCGACCGGCCCGGGGCGCTGGCTGTTCTTCGGCTTCTTCATCGCGTTCGCGATCAAGGCGCCGCTGTTCCCGCTGCACACCTGGCTCGCGGACACCACCGAGAAGGCCACGCCCGGCACCGGCGTGCTGCTCGTGTGCATCCTCGACAAGATCGGCACGTTCGGGATGATGCGCTTCTGCCTCGGGATCTTCCCCGAGGCGTCCCAGTGGGCGACGCCGCTGGTGATCACCCTCGCGCTCATCTCGATCGTCTACGGCGCGCTCGTCGCGATCGGCCAGGACGACGTCTTCCGGCTCATCGGTCTGACCTCGCTGAGCCACTTCGGCCTGATCACGCTCGGCATCTTCACGATGACCACCCAGGGCAACTCCGGCGCGATCCTCTACATGGTCAACCACGGCCTCGGCACGGCCGCGCTCTTCCTGGTCGCGGGCTACCTCGCCGAGCGCCGCGGCACCCCGCTCATCAGCCGGATGGGCGGTATCGAGAAGGTCACCCCGGTGCTCGCCGGGCTCTTCCTCGTCGCCGGCCTGGCCACGCTCGGCCTGCCCGGGCTCTCGCCGTTCATCAGCGAGTTCCTGGTGCTGATGAGCGCCTTCCAGTACGCCTGGTACGTCGGCGCGATCGCGATCACCGCCGTCGTCCTCGCTGCGATCTACGTGCTGTGGATGTACCAGCGCACGATGACCGGACCGACCCCGCCCGAGGTCGAGGGCACCAAGGACCTCGGCGTGCGCGAGATCGCCGCGGTCGCCCCGCTGATGGTGGCGCTGGTCTTCTTCGGGTTCTACCCGGCGCCGCTGCTCGACGTGAGCAACCCGATGGTGGGCGACCTGATGGACCAGGTCGGCGTCCATGATCCGGCGCCCACGGTCCAGCATGCCGACAACGAGACCGAGGAGGCGCACTGA